The Muricauda sp. SCSIO 65647 genome includes a region encoding these proteins:
- the prmC gene encoding peptide chain release factor N(5)-glutamine methyltransferase: protein MLLSEIKNIFHLELKNLYPKAEIDSFFHLMIEHYLQLERFTLVMQPQFALNNEEERPLFEALSQLKQEKPVQYILGEAHFMDMVFKVDEHVLIPRPETEELVRWFLHIGKSQSVFNDSKIKILDIGTGSGCIAIALAKNLPHAQVYALDVSVEALKVAKENAKMHRVEMQFLQKNILDGKKMDFHFDFIVSNPPYVRESEKAEIKNNVKKYEPREALFVSNENPLVFYKAISRFAKYHLNVGGSLFLEVNQYLGEETVTLLQQQNFKDIELKKDIFGNDRMIRAEWS from the coding sequence ATGCTGCTTTCTGAAATCAAGAACATCTTCCATCTAGAATTAAAAAACCTATATCCGAAAGCGGAAATTGACAGTTTTTTTCATCTAATGATCGAGCACTATTTGCAGCTTGAACGTTTTACTTTGGTCATGCAGCCCCAGTTTGCCCTGAACAATGAAGAAGAGCGGCCCCTGTTTGAGGCATTGTCACAATTAAAACAAGAGAAACCCGTACAATACATTTTGGGCGAAGCCCATTTCATGGATATGGTCTTCAAGGTCGACGAACATGTTTTGATCCCAAGGCCCGAGACGGAAGAACTGGTACGGTGGTTTTTGCACATAGGGAAAAGTCAAAGCGTGTTCAATGACTCGAAGATCAAAATTCTTGACATTGGTACAGGCAGTGGTTGCATTGCCATTGCACTTGCCAAAAACCTTCCCCATGCACAAGTGTACGCACTTGATGTTTCTGTTGAAGCGCTCAAGGTGGCAAAAGAGAACGCCAAAATGCACAGGGTGGAGATGCAATTCCTTCAGAAGAACATTTTGGATGGTAAGAAAATGGATTTTCATTTTGATTTTATCGTTTCAAATCCGCCCTATGTGCGGGAATCTGAAAAGGCAGAAATCAAGAACAATGTCAAAAAATATGAACCGCGGGAAGCCTTGTTCGTTTCGAATGAAAATCCATTGGTGTTTTACAAAGCTATTTCAAGGTTTGCCAAATACCATCTGAATGTGGGCGGGAGCCTTTTCCTCGAAGTCAATCAATATTTGGGCGAAGAGACCGTAACACTGCTGCAGCAACAAAATTTCAAGGATATTGAATTGAAAAAGGATATTTTTGGGAACGACCGAATGATCAGGGCAGAATGGAGTTAA
- a CDS encoding HAD family hydrolase encodes MIKNIIFDFGDIFINLDKSATARAMAKHGFKGLTPELDQLFKTYEKGLVGSGEFLQKVGKLFPTAHERELIDAWNAILLDFPPYRLKFLERLFEEKRHRLFLLSNTNEIHIKNEQQKMGEAFERFKSCFEGFHLSYEMKMRKPDSEIFEFVLNENGLDPTETFFIDDTKENIEAAAGLGIKTWHLQVGEQDVVQLDQFMP; translated from the coding sequence ATGATCAAAAACATCATTTTCGATTTCGGCGATATTTTCATAAATCTAGACAAATCGGCCACGGCGCGTGCCATGGCGAAGCACGGATTCAAAGGCCTGACCCCAGAGCTTGACCAATTGTTCAAAACCTATGAAAAGGGATTGGTGGGTTCAGGTGAATTTTTACAAAAGGTAGGAAAACTGTTCCCTACTGCCCATGAACGTGAATTGATCGATGCCTGGAACGCCATTCTTTTAGATTTTCCACCCTATCGGTTAAAATTTCTTGAGAGACTTTTCGAAGAAAAACGACACCGTCTTTTTCTCTTGAGCAACACCAATGAAATACATATAAAAAACGAACAGCAAAAAATGGGCGAAGCCTTTGAGCGTTTCAAAAGTTGTTTCGAGGGGTTTCACCTTTCATATGAAATGAAGATGCGAAAGCCCGATAGCGAAATCTTTGAATTTGTCTTGAACGAAAATGGCCTGGACCCAACAGAAACATTCTTCATCGACGATACAAAAGAAAACATAGAGGCTGCCGCAGGTTTGGGCATCAAAACATGGCACCTTCAGGTTGGTGAGCAAGATGTTGTACAACTCGACCAATTCATGCCATGA
- the ribD gene encoding bifunctional diaminohydroxyphosphoribosylaminopyrimidine deaminase/5-amino-6-(5-phosphoribosylamino)uracil reductase RibD — MKIAEKYMHRCIKLGKNALGLAAPNPMVGCVIAHDGKIIGEGFTSEHGGPHAEVNAIRSVKKKELLREATLFVTLEPCSHFGKTPPCADLIIEHHIKNVVIGVQDPHDKVAGLGIKKLKAAGCQVTVGVLEEECREHHKRFLTFHEKKRPYIILKWAETWDGFIAPKQEKRTGKPQPYWITNEHSRQLVHKWRSEEQAILVGTKTALEDNPKLNVRDWEGKNPIRVLLDKERKIDNTYHVMDKSVKTIVFTEEQNAVDNIDGIIFEPLDFQRNVAQQLCSSLHHHNISSIIVEGGAKTLQTFIDENMWDEARVFKGKTIFKEGIKAPALSGIPITTNTILNDTLTILTP; from the coding sequence GTGAAGATAGCGGAAAAATATATGCATCGATGCATCAAGTTGGGCAAAAATGCCCTTGGTTTGGCTGCTCCGAATCCAATGGTGGGCTGTGTTATCGCCCACGATGGCAAAATTATTGGTGAAGGCTTCACAAGTGAACACGGTGGGCCACATGCCGAGGTGAACGCCATACGGTCCGTCAAGAAAAAAGAACTGCTCAGGGAAGCTACTTTATTCGTGACCCTAGAGCCTTGTTCACATTTCGGAAAAACACCACCTTGTGCCGATTTGATCATAGAGCACCATATCAAGAATGTGGTCATCGGGGTGCAAGATCCGCATGATAAAGTGGCTGGATTGGGAATCAAAAAATTGAAAGCTGCCGGCTGCCAAGTGACCGTTGGCGTCTTAGAAGAGGAATGTCGCGAGCACCACAAACGCTTTCTGACCTTTCATGAAAAAAAACGCCCCTATATCATCTTGAAATGGGCGGAAACTTGGGATGGATTTATCGCTCCCAAGCAAGAAAAACGGACGGGAAAACCCCAACCGTACTGGATTACCAATGAACACTCACGTCAATTGGTGCACAAATGGCGAAGTGAGGAACAAGCTATTTTGGTGGGCACCAAAACGGCGCTGGAAGACAATCCGAAACTGAATGTCCGCGATTGGGAAGGGAAAAATCCCATAAGGGTGTTATTGGACAAGGAACGAAAAATCGATAACACCTACCACGTGATGGACAAAAGTGTCAAAACGATCGTTTTCACTGAAGAACAAAATGCCGTCGACAACATAGACGGAATTATATTTGAACCCCTTGATTTTCAACGCAATGTGGCCCAACAACTTTGCAGCAGCCTCCACCACCACAACATCAGCAGCATAATCGTCGAAGGTGGCGCAAAAACGCTACAGACCTTTATCGATGAAAACATGTGGGATGAGGCAAGGGTATTCAAGGGGAAGACCATTTTTAAGGAAGGAATCAAAGCTCCTGCCCTTTCTGGGATACCAATAACGACCAATACTATTTTGAACGACACCTTGACCATACTGACTCCATGA
- a CDS encoding GNAT family N-acetyltransferase, translating into MNANIREISQNDNQQVAALIRSVFEDMGIPKTGTAYADTSLNQMYEAYDRPRAFYFIIEEDGEVIGGGGIAPLDNYGGNVCELQKMYFLKEARGRGFGTKILDLCLGKAKEFGFDKCYLETMPYMDAARKLYEKNGFEYIDGPMGDTGHTSCSVWMLKTL; encoded by the coding sequence ATGAACGCGAATATTCGCGAGATTTCGCAAAACGATAATCAACAGGTGGCGGCCCTGATACGAAGCGTATTTGAAGATATGGGAATCCCCAAGACGGGTACCGCATATGCCGATACTTCCTTGAACCAGATGTACGAAGCCTACGACCGGCCAAGGGCTTTCTATTTCATAATCGAGGAAGATGGAGAAGTCATCGGTGGTGGGGGCATTGCCCCATTGGATAATTACGGGGGCAATGTGTGCGAACTGCAGAAAATGTATTTTTTGAAGGAGGCCCGTGGACGTGGATTCGGCACTAAAATACTAGACCTCTGCCTTGGGAAGGCCAAGGAATTTGGTTTTGACAAATGTTACCTTGAAACCATGCCCTATATGGATGCCGCCCGAAAACTCTATGAAAAGAACGGATTTGAGTATATCGATGGACCCATGGGCGATACAGGACACACTTCTTGCTCTGTGTGGATGCTGAAGACACTTTGA
- a CDS encoding DMT family transporter, producing MIDLALSIFCSSLIFVVFKLYSRFNIETFYAIVVNYVVACTTGLLFYEKKILIGEVMQASWIWGTLLLGVLFITVFNLMAKTSQENGVSVASVATKMSLVIPVLLGVALYNEKLSFLNIIGILLALVAVYFASVKKNRLSLSKSSLLLPVLVFLGSGIIDSSIKYVQETQLEKSEFPLFSSVVFAAAALTGIMLILVKLSKTSIKFNARNIMGGIALGVPNYFSIFFLLRALQNEQLNSASIFTINNVAIVMFSTLLGILLFKEELSSKNWLGVGFAVVSILLVALF from the coding sequence ATGATAGATCTCGCCCTAAGCATCTTTTGTTCTAGCCTCATTTTTGTGGTATTCAAATTATACTCGCGTTTCAATATCGAGACCTTTTACGCCATCGTGGTAAACTATGTTGTGGCTTGTACCACAGGTCTCTTGTTTTACGAAAAGAAAATTTTGATCGGTGAAGTAATGCAGGCCTCTTGGATTTGGGGTACTCTTCTTTTAGGTGTACTTTTTATCACCGTCTTCAATCTCATGGCCAAGACCTCGCAAGAAAATGGTGTTTCGGTGGCATCGGTGGCTACGAAAATGTCGTTGGTGATTCCCGTTCTGTTGGGCGTCGCGCTCTACAACGAAAAGCTGTCCTTTCTCAATATTATTGGTATTCTTTTGGCCTTGGTGGCCGTTTATTTTGCTTCTGTCAAGAAAAATAGACTCAGCCTTTCAAAAAGCAGTCTTTTGCTGCCCGTATTGGTCTTCTTGGGGTCTGGCATCATTGATTCGAGCATCAAGTATGTTCAAGAGACCCAGTTGGAAAAGTCAGAATTTCCGTTGTTTTCATCAGTGGTCTTTGCTGCGGCAGCGCTTACAGGAATCATGCTCATTTTGGTAAAACTCTCAAAAACATCGATAAAGTTCAACGCCAGAAACATCATGGGAGGCATTGCATTGGGGGTGCCCAACTATTTTTCAATTTTCTTTTTGCTTCGCGCGCTGCAAAACGAACAGTTGAACAGTGCCTCGATCTTCACCATAAACAATGTGGCCATCGTGATGTTTTCGACGCTCTTGGGCATATTGTTGTTCAAAGAAGAGTTGAGTTCAAAAAACTGGTTGGGCGTAGGTTTTGCAGTGGTCAGTATTCTTTTGGTAGCTCTATTTTGA